The DNA region GCATTATGCCGAGAACCCCTGCGACCTCGTGGGCTTCGACTGCACGAGCCCGCAGCCGAGCCTCATGGCGCAGGTGGCCGCGGCGACGTTCGGCGCGGGCAGCATCCCGTTCTTCCTCATCCAGGCCGCGACCGCCTGCGTGCTGCTGCTGGCCGCGAACACGGCGTTCAACGGCTTCCCGCTGCTGGGCTCGGTGCTCGCCCGCGAGGGCTATGCCCCGAAGGCGCTGAACACCCGCGGCGACCGGCTGGTGTTCTCCAATGGGATGCTCGTGCTGGGGCTGGCGGCGGCCGTGGTGCTCGTCGTGTTCCAGGCGAATCTCACGAGCCTCATCCAGCTGTACATCATCGGCGTGTTCGTGTCGTTCTCGCTCGGGCAGATCGGGATGGTGCGGCACTGGCGACGCATCCTGCGCGGCGGGGCCGGGGTCGCCCCGCAGGACGCCGACGGCGGGCGGCGCTCGGCGCGCATCGGCCTCGCCGTCAACTCCGCAGGAGCCGTGATGACGGTCGCCGTGCTGCTGATCGTCACGGTCACGAAATTCGCGCACGGGGCGTGGATGGTGTTCTTCGCCATCCCCGTGCTGGCGCTGCTGATGCTGGGCGTCAAACGGTACTACCGCGACGTCGAGCAGGAGATCGCCCTCGACGACACGACGCACTTCGGCTCCACGGGGGACGTCGCGATCGTGCTGGTGAGCAGGCTGCAGAAGCCGGTCATCAAAGCCCTCGACTACGCCATCGCCGCTCGGCACGAGAAGACCATCGCCGTGCACATCGCCCTCACACCGGAGGACGGGGAGGAGCTTCAGCGGCAGTGGCGGCAGCACGGCATCCCCGTCCCTCTCGTGATCGTCGACTCGCCGTACCGCACCTTCGCCCGACCCGTGGAGCAGTTCATCCTCCGGTACCGCGAGCGGCACGGACCGTCGGTGGTGACCGTCTATCTTCCGCAGTACATCGTCGGTCACTGGTGGGAGAAGCTGCTGCACAACCGCCGCGCGCGCCGCATCGCCGCGCAGCTGATGCTCGTGCACGGCGTGACGATCACCCTCGTGCCGTGGCTGCTGGACTCCTCCGAGCTCATCTACGGGCGGCGCTCGCGCCCCCTGCCCGGCCAGCAGCGCGCGGGCCGGCCGGTCGCCGACGAGGGACGGAGCGGCGACCGGCGGTGACCCCGGCGCCCGGAGCGGGCCTCACCGGAAGGAGCGCAGGCGCAGGCTGTTGCCGACCACGAAGACGCTCGAGAAGGCCATCGCGGCACCGGCGAGCATGGGGTTGAGCAGGCCGAGGGCCGCCAGCGGGACGGCGGCCGTGTTGTACGCGAACGCCCAGAACAGGTTGCCCTTGATCGTCCTCAGCGTGCGCCGGGAGAGGCGGATGGCATCCGAGGCCGCACGCAGGTCCCCGCGCACGAGGGTGATGTCGGACGCCTCGATGGCGGCATCCGCGCCGGTGCCCATCGCCATGCCCAGATCGGCCTGCGCGAGGGCGGGCGAGTCGTTGACGCCGTCGCCGACCATGGCGACGACGCGCCCGTCGTCCTGCAGTCGCGCGACGACGGCGACCTTGTCGGCCGGCAGCACCTCGGCGATCACCTCGGCGATGCCCACCCGGGCGGCGACGTCCCGGGCGACCGCCTCGTTGTCACCGGTCAGCAGCACGGGCGTCAGCCCCAGCGCCTTCAACTGCGCGACGGCCTCCGCGCTCGTGGCCTTGAGCTCATCGGCGACGGCGATCATGCCCCTGGAGGCGCCGTCCCAGGCGACGAGGATCGCCGTCCGCCCGGCGGCCTCGGCATCCGCCTTCGCCGCCAGCAACGCCTCCGACGGATGCACGGACCAGTCCTCCAGCAGGGACAGGCGCCCGGCCAGCACGGCGTGCCCGTCGACGATGCCGGAGACCCCGAGGCCCTCGTGGTTCTGGAACGACTCGACGGGCGGCAGCGCGGTGCCGTCGGTCGGAGCATCCGTCGTCGTGTCGGCGTGTCCGTCCTCGACACGCCGCGCCGGGCCCGCCGGCTCCGAACGGCGGTGCGCATCCCGCGCGCGCGAGGCGATGGCGCGGGCGATGGGATGCTCGCCGGCGTGCTCGACGGCGCCGGCCAGGCGCAGCAGCTCCGCGGCATCCGTACCCTGCTCGGGCACCACCTCGACGACGGTCATGCGCCCCTCGGTGACCGTGCCGGTCTTGTCGAGCAGGATCGTGTCGACGCGGCGGGTGGACTCCAGCACCTCCGGCCCCTTGATGAGGATCCCCCGCTGCGCGCCACGGCCCGTGCCCACCAGGAGCGCCGTGGGCGTGGCCAGCCCCAGCGCGCACGGGCAGGCGATGATGAGCACGGCGACAGCGGCGGTGAACGCCATGGACGCCGGGAAGCCCAGCAGCAGCCAGGCCACCAGCGTCACCAGGGCGATGCCGATGACGATCGGCACGAAGACGCCCGAGATGCGGTCGGCCAGGCGCTGCACCTCGGCCTTGCCGGTCTGCGCGTCCTCGACCATCCGGGTCATCTGCGCGAGCTGCGTGTCGGCGCCGACGCGGGTGGCTCGCACGACCAGACGCCCGCCGGCGTTCACGGTGGCGCCGGTGACGGCATCCCCCGCCACCACCTCGACGGGGACGGACTCCCCGGTGATCATCGACCGGTCCACGGCCGAGGTGCCGCCGGTCACGACGCCGTCGGTCGCGATCTTCTCTCCGGGGCGGACGACGAACTCATCGCCCACGCGCAGCTCGGCGATGGGGATGCGCACCTCGGCACCGTCGCGCAGCACCGCCACGTCCTTCGCCCCGAGCTCCATCAGCGCACGGAGCGCCGCACCGGCCTGCCGCTTGGCGCGCTTCTCGACATAGCGTCCTGCGAGCACGAACATCGTCACGCCCGCCGCGACCTCGAGGTAGATGCTGCCTGCCCCGTCGGTGCGCTCGAACGCGAACGAGAACCCGTGCCTCATGCCGGGCATCCCGGCCGTGCCGAGGAACAGCGCGTACAGCGACCACAGGAACGCGGCCGAGGTGCCGAGGCTGATCAGGGTGTCCATGGTGGCCGCGCCGTGGCGCAGGTTCACCCAGGCGGCGCGGTGGAACGGCCAGGCCGCCCACACGACGACAGGTGCTGCGAGCGCCAGCGACGCCCACTGCCAGTAGGTGAACTGCAGCGCGGGGATCATCGCCAGCAGGATGACCGGCACGCTCAGCACGATGGATCCGATCAGACGGTGTCGCAGCACACGCAGCTCGGGGTCCTCATCATCGTCCTGACGGGGCTGCTCTGCCGCGGGGACGGATGCCGTGTACCCGGCGTTCTCGACCGTGGCGATGAGCAGCGCCGGGTCCACGGCCCCCGCGACGACGACCTGGGCCTTCTCCGTCGCATAGTTGACGGTGGCGGTGACGCCGTCGAGCCTGTTGAGCCTCTTCTCGATGCGCGTCGCGCACGAGGCGCACGTCATCCCGCCGATGTCGAGATCGATGCGGGAGGTCTCTGCGATGGTCATGGGTGCTCCGGAATCGGATGCTCAGGCGACGACGGCCCGGTAGCCCGCCTCGTCGACGGCGGCGATCACGGCATCCGGGTCCACGGGGGCCACGGAGGTGACGATCAGGCGCCCCGTGGCGGCGCTCACGTCGATGCCCTCGACGCCGGCGATCTGCTCGACCTCCTCGCGTACGGACATCTCGCAGTGCGCGCAGGTCATCCCGGTCACCTGGAACTCTGTGGTGGTCATCTCGTCCCCTCGATCGCTAATACCCCCCTAGGGTACTCTTGTCCTGCCTCAACCAGATACCCTCTCTGGGTATTCCGGTTCGTCGGATCGGCAGGAGGCGGCGCCCGCCCTGCGACGGGGATGGGGAGTTGTCCCCGCGCGTGCACAGCGCCCCGCGGGGTAGCCTCGTCCAGGACGACGCAGAGCGAGACACCTCAGGAGAGCCGACATGATCGATGTGGACATGGGCCAGCTGTCGCTCGCGCAGCAGCTGCTGACCAGGCAGAGCGAGCACGCGGATGCCATCGGGAAGCACCTGGAGCAGTACGCGCGCATGACGGCGGGCGAGCTCGGCCTCATCCTCATGCTCTTCAAACCGATCGGCGACGCCGTCGTGGACGCGGGCATCGGCGTCGCGAACCTCTCCCGCAGCGCGTCGAGCCTCGGCGCCGAGCGGATGGGGCAGACCGTCCAGGCCTATCAGGATGCCGAGGAACGGGCGCACGAGCTGATGAGCCGGGTGATCCTCATCCTCACCCAGCAGCCGCTGCCGCCGTACCAGGCGCCGGAGATGCCGACCCTCGGCGGCGCGATCGACCAGGCTCCGTCGCGCTACGGCGAACCGGACGGGAACCTGTTCAACCAGATCTTCTGGGACGGCTTCTCGTTCGGCGAGTGGGCGGATGAGACCTCGCAGCGGGTGACGGACCGCATCCGCTCGGGGTTCTCCGACTCGCGCGAGGTCGTCGAGACCTCGGATGCCCGGTCGTACCTGCCCCGCCCACAGGGCGAGGATCCCGAGATCGAGAGCATCCGATGGAGCGCGGGGCCGATCTTCGGCGGGGTCGACTGGATCTGGGAGCAGCTGTTCGGATACTCCCTCCTCGAGGAGATCACCAAGCCGTTCGTCGGCGACTGGGAGAGGATGCGGGAGGCCTCGCAGGCCTGGAAGCACACCGGCGACGCGCTCACCGCCATCTCGCAGAACTACATGGGCCTGCTCCCGCCACTGGCCGTCTGGCGAGGCAAGGGCTCGGAGGCCTTCCTCGCCGCGGCGGGCGTCATCTCGCAGGCCCACACCGTCGCTGCGGGTCCGACGGGGCTGATCTCCACGGCGCTGACAGGCCTGATCTTCGCCTGCAAGCAGGCCGTGAGCCTCATCCTCGGGTACCTCAAACAGCTCGGCTACGACCTCATGCTCATGGCGGGCATGGCCGCCGTCCCCGTGGCCGGCTGGCTGGTCGACGCCGTCGTCGGTGCGATCAAGATCATGGAGTGGATCGACCAGGCGCGCAAGATGTACAAGATCATCAACTTGATCTACGACCTCGTCTCCAGCATGGCGGGCAACGTCTCCTCCGCCGTGGACGCGGCGCTGCGCATGTCGGACCTGTACGAGGGGATCATCCGGGCGGGAGCTGTCCGTGTCGGCGTCTGATGACGATTTCGAGCCGGTCGACGGGACGTTCCCCGAGAAGCTCGCGCACATGCTCCGCGTGATCCAGGAGCAGACCGCCGCGCTGGAGGCGGATCGGGCGGCGCACGAGGCGGCGTTCGCCGACGCCGAGAAGAAGCGCGCGGAAGCCGCCCGCGCGGGCGAGCTCGGACCGGAATGGCGCATCGTCCAGCGCCGGATCGACACCGGGCGGACGACGTTCGCCGACGTGCTCTCCGGCGCCGACACCTCGGAGGAGGCCGAACGGCTGCGCGGCATGGCGCGGCAGAACCTCTCCCGACTGCGCGCCTCGTGGGAGGAGTCGCTCGACGACGAG from Microbacterium soli includes:
- a CDS encoding APC family permease, translating into MALPIFASDALSSVAYGPQEMLMIMLIGGTALLTLSPWVAAAVVVLLIVVVLSYRQIIRAYPSGGGDFEVAQRNLGEVPSVIVAAALLVDYILTVSVSIASGVDNIISAVPQLAGVRVELAVGFVALIVIVNLRGVREASAVFAIPTYVFIGSVVVMIGTALVRMLLGDAPVAASAAYTVHAESLGQAAVVLLILRAFSSGCSALTGVEAVSNGVPAFRTPKIRNAKTTLTLMGSIAAVLFAGLTAVALVSGVHYAENPCDLVGFDCTSPQPSLMAQVAAATFGAGSIPFFLIQAATACVLLLAANTAFNGFPLLGSVLAREGYAPKALNTRGDRLVFSNGMLVLGLAAAVVLVVFQANLTSLIQLYIIGVFVSFSLGQIGMVRHWRRILRGGAGVAPQDADGGRRSARIGLAVNSAGAVMTVAVLLIVTVTKFAHGAWMVFFAIPVLALLMLGVKRYYRDVEQEIALDDTTHFGSTGDVAIVLVSRLQKPVIKALDYAIAARHEKTIAVHIALTPEDGEELQRQWRQHGIPVPLVIVDSPYRTFARPVEQFILRYRERHGPSVVTVYLPQYIVGHWWEKLLHNRRARRIAAQLMLVHGVTITLVPWLLDSSELIYGRRSRPLPGQQRAGRPVADEGRSGDRR
- a CDS encoding heavy metal translocating P-type ATPase — protein: MTIAETSRIDLDIGGMTCASCATRIEKRLNRLDGVTATVNYATEKAQVVVAGAVDPALLIATVENAGYTASVPAAEQPRQDDDEDPELRVLRHRLIGSIVLSVPVILLAMIPALQFTYWQWASLALAAPVVVWAAWPFHRAAWVNLRHGAATMDTLISLGTSAAFLWSLYALFLGTAGMPGMRHGFSFAFERTDGAGSIYLEVAAGVTMFVLAGRYVEKRAKRQAGAALRALMELGAKDVAVLRDGAEVRIPIAELRVGDEFVVRPGEKIATDGVVTGGTSAVDRSMITGESVPVEVVAGDAVTGATVNAGGRLVVRATRVGADTQLAQMTRMVEDAQTGKAEVQRLADRISGVFVPIVIGIALVTLVAWLLLGFPASMAFTAAVAVLIIACPCALGLATPTALLVGTGRGAQRGILIKGPEVLESTRRVDTILLDKTGTVTEGRMTVVEVVPEQGTDAAELLRLAGAVEHAGEHPIARAIASRARDAHRRSEPAGPARRVEDGHADTTTDAPTDGTALPPVESFQNHEGLGVSGIVDGHAVLAGRLSLLEDWSVHPSEALLAAKADAEAAGRTAILVAWDGASRGMIAVADELKATSAEAVAQLKALGLTPVLLTGDNEAVARDVAARVGIAEVIAEVLPADKVAVVARLQDDGRVVAMVGDGVNDSPALAQADLGMAMGTGADAAIEASDITLVRGDLRAASDAIRLSRRTLRTIKGNLFWAFAYNTAAVPLAALGLLNPMLAGAAMAFSSVFVVGNSLRLRSFR
- a CDS encoding heavy metal-associated domain-containing protein, translated to MTTTEFQVTGMTCAHCEMSVREEVEQIAGVEGIDVSAATGRLIVTSVAPVDPDAVIAAVDEAGYRAVVA